The proteins below are encoded in one region of Triticum aestivum cultivar Chinese Spring chromosome 1B, IWGSC CS RefSeq v2.1, whole genome shotgun sequence:
- the LOC123148713 gene encoding NADH dehydrogenase [ubiquinone] iron-sulfur protein 3-like yields the protein MDNQSIFQYSWEILPKKWVHKMKRSEHGNRSYTNTDYPFPLLCFLKWHTYTRVQVSINICGVDHPSRKQRFEVVHNLLSTRYNSRIRVQTSADEVTRISPVVSLFPSAGRWEREVWDMSGVSSINHPDLHRISTDYGFEGHPLRKDFPLSGYVEVRYDDPEKRVVSEPIEMTQEFRYFDFASPWEQRSDG from the coding sequence ATGGATAACCAATCCATTTTCCAATATAGTTGGGAGATTTTACCCAAGAAATGGGTACATAAAATGAAAAGATCGGAACATGGGAATAGATCTTATACCAATACTGACTACCCATTTCCATTGTTGTGCTTTCTAAAATGGCATACCTATACAAGGGTTCAAGTTTCGATCAATATTTGCGGAGTGGATCATCCCTCTCGAAAACAAAGATTTGAAGTTGTCCATAATTTACTGAGTACTCGGTATAACTCACGCATTCGTGTACAAACAAGTGCAGACGAAGTAACACGAATATCTCCGGTAGTCAGTCTATTTCCATCAGCCGGCCGGTGGGAGCGAGAAGTATGGGATATGTCTGGTGTTTCTTCCATCAATCATCCGGATTTACACCGTATATCAACAGATTATGGTTTCGAGGGTCATCCATTACGAAAAGACTTTCCTCTGAGTGGATATGTGGAAGTACGCTATGATGATCCAGAGAAACGTGTGGTTTCTGAACCCATTGAGATGACCCAAGAATTTCGCTATTTCGATTTTGCTAGTCCTTGGGAACAACGTAGCGACGGATAA